The following are encoded in a window of Sphingopyxis sp. FD7 genomic DNA:
- a CDS encoding type II toxin-antitoxin system RelE/ParE family toxin, giving the protein MEIGSIRHKALRRFAETGKPAGLMEVDRLRRMLAFIASAESLDELAVPPNFGFHPLTGDREGYFAMTVTRNWRLTFTMIDELTVADLDLEDYH; this is encoded by the coding sequence ATGGAAATCGGAAGCATCCGCCACAAGGCGCTTCGCAGGTTTGCTGAGACCGGGAAGCCAGCAGGGCTGATGGAGGTTGACCGGCTCCGTCGCATGCTGGCGTTCATTGCTTCGGCAGAGAGCCTGGATGAGCTGGCGGTGCCACCGAATTTCGGGTTTCATCCCCTCACTGGCGACAGGGAGGGATACTTTGCCATGACGGTAACCCGAAACTGGCGGCTGACATTCACAATGATCGACGAACTCACCGTCGCTGATCTCGATCTGGAGGACTATCACTGA
- a CDS encoding HigA family addiction module antitoxin — MAIKLHDSFAIHPGPWLLEEIVKPYNMNVSSTADHLKVTRPALSRLLNGRAALTPEMAIRFEKAFGVSAATMLRMQSAYDLAQAKGGSETISIERVREPA, encoded by the coding sequence ATGGCTATCAAGCTCCATGACAGCTTCGCGATCCATCCGGGCCCTTGGTTGCTCGAAGAGATCGTGAAGCCTTACAACATGAATGTGTCGAGCACCGCAGATCATCTCAAGGTTACTCGGCCTGCGTTGAGCCGCTTGCTGAATGGCAGGGCTGCGCTGACCCCGGAGATGGCGATCCGATTCGAGAAGGCATTTGGTGTTTCTGCCGCCACCATGCTGCGGATGCAGTCCGCCTATGATCTTGCGCAAGCCAAAGGCGGATCGGAGACGATTTCTATCGAGCGCGTGCGCGAGCCTGCATAG
- a CDS encoding tyrosine-type recombinase/integrase, with the protein MTYSHFDPAMQNRVVWNAGRTVGTKRPLTQKQIWAIRFFLDREERLRDRALFDLAIDSKLRGCDLVKLKIGDLVAGSEVRDRAMIIQRKTGRPVQFEVTADARTSLATWLLRRGGSLDDFVFPSRIHSGQPMSTRQYARLVDEWVTAVGLRREYYGTHSMRRTKAAMIYRTTGNLRAVQILLGHSKIENTVRYLGVDVEDALVLAERIEI; encoded by the coding sequence ATGACCTATTCTCACTTCGACCCCGCCATGCAGAACCGCGTTGTGTGGAATGCCGGCAGAACCGTCGGCACCAAGCGGCCGCTCACCCAAAAGCAGATTTGGGCGATCCGGTTCTTCCTTGATCGCGAGGAGCGGCTCCGCGACCGTGCGCTGTTCGACCTGGCGATCGACAGCAAGCTGCGGGGCTGCGATCTGGTGAAGCTCAAGATTGGCGACCTCGTGGCCGGTTCTGAAGTCCGCGACCGCGCGATGATCATCCAGCGGAAGACCGGGCGGCCCGTACAATTTGAAGTTACCGCGGACGCCCGCACGAGCCTGGCAACATGGTTGCTGCGACGGGGCGGCAGCCTCGATGATTTTGTGTTCCCAAGCAGGATCCATTCCGGCCAACCGATGAGCACGCGGCAGTATGCTCGCCTCGTCGATGAATGGGTCACCGCGGTCGGGTTGCGGCGTGAATACTACGGCACTCATTCCATGCGGCGCACCAAAGCAGCCATGATCTACCGGACAACCGGAAATCTGCGGGCGGTCCAAATTTTGCTTGGCCATTCCAAGATCGAGAACACGGTCCGATATCTTGGGGTCGACGTTGAGGATGCTCTTGTCCTGGCGGAGCGCATCGAGATCTGA